The following coding sequences are from one Dreissena polymorpha isolate Duluth1 chromosome 8, UMN_Dpol_1.0, whole genome shotgun sequence window:
- the LOC127843198 gene encoding protein FAM151B-like encodes MIEIDERNLAASWDTLRPFVRQNEMMTMIITFVSGSGNDQAVLNGVLTARNDIEAGKLMYDLGAHDAAFRRLVVTAGSPLIYFNASRRDSGNVVWSHNTDTWELLNAATSGNVMMIEGDIRFDNNTKVPIMAHGKGENNNLTFAQWLDEIIKVNKGMKFDFKEIEAVVPALLIASSKRNLIKGPVWLNADLLQDPNAPDPPAVVRYMFLNVTELFPDATFSIGWTTVAKAKNTTLKYTQAMVQEMHEFCKNIDRPITFPVRAEQFRDSLDEFDWLLSQSRAYSLTVWTAANDDVTKADMEFMKGQFEISRAGPYPGNVDWGGPNRKGAGRDAPPE; translated from the exons ATGATCGAAATCGACGAACGCAACCTTGCTGCGTCTTGGGACACATTGCGACCTTTTGTACGACAAAACgagatgatgacgatgataataaCATTTGTGAGCGGAAGCGGAAATGACCAAGCAGTTTTGAACGGAGTCCTTACCGCCAGAAACGATATCGAGGCTGGTAAGTTGATGTACGACCTCGGTGCTCATGACGCAGCGTTCAGGAGGCTTGTGGTAACAGCCGGAAGTCCATTGATCTACTTTAACGCATCGCGACGAGATTCCGGGAACGTCGTTTGGAGTCACAATACAGACACATGGGAGCTGCTAAATGCGGCTACTTCAG GAAATGTGATGATGATTGAAGGCGACATTCGTTTCGACAACAACACCAAGGTTCCCATCATGGCTCATGGCAAGGGTGAAAACAACAACCTCACGTTCGCACAGTGGCTCGACGAGATTATCAAG GTCAACAAGGGCATGAAATTCGACTTCAAAGAAATCGAGGCGGTTGTTCCTGCGCTGCTTATCGCTTCCAGTAAAAGAAACCTCATTAAGGGTCCGGTCTGGCTGAACGCTGACCTCTTACAG GACCCCAATGCCCCCGATCCTCCGGCGGTCGTGCGATACATGTTCCTGAACGTCACTGAACTATTTCCGGACGCCACGTTCTCTATCGGCTGGACCACTGTCGCTAAAGCTAAAAACACGACGCTGAAATACACGCAGGCAATGGTTCAGGAAATGCACGAGTTTTGCAAGAACATCGATCGACCAATCACATTCCCCGTACGAGCGGAGCAGTTCAGAGATTCTTTGGACGAATTTGATTGGCTGTTGTCGCAGTCACGTGCCTACTCGCTCACCGTCTGGACGGCAGCTAATGATGACGTCACGAAGGCCGATATGGAGTTCATGAAGGGGCAATTTGAGATATCACgtgcagggccgtacccaggaaatgttgactgggggggcccaaatAGGAAGGGTGCGGGAAGGGATGCCCCTCCCGAATAG
- the LOC127842239 gene encoding uncharacterized protein LOC127842239 has product MPEAKAGARRGVLISAVAAVLLLGLLIALIVVVAKKEEDPTPPLPPTPVVKTDTETFIDVSDGLTLQWYSGDIAVKGDLTNIAGNKYNVANLPVRKSPTGVFLIGSTSITVAEAMETTKMSKLVLKLNLMPPSSDDVTTALNAFVRSGNPNVIIVSVSQRRRQDRVP; this is encoded by the exons ATGCCGGAAGCGAAGGCTGGTGCCCGACGGGGTGTGCTGATCTCCGCTGTGGCTGCGGTGCTCCTTTTGGGACTCCTGATAGCGCTCATAGTGGTGGTGGCGAAAAAGGAGGAAG ATCCTACACCCCCGTTGCCACCCACACCTGTCGTCAAAACGGACACGGAGACGTTTATTGACGTGTCGGATGGACTGACCTTGCAATGGTACAGTGGAGATATCGCGGTCAAGGGCGACTTGACGAACATAGCTGGAA ACAAATACAATGTCGCGAATCTTCCGGTCCGGAAGTCGCCCACAGGGGTCTTTCTCATCGGAAGCACATCAATTACCGTCGCTGAAGCCATGGAAACGACAAAAATGTCGAAACTCGTATTGAAGCTTAATTTGATGCCACCATCGAGCGATGACGTCACGACTGCACTGAATGCGTTCGTGAGAAGCGGTAATCCGAATGTGATCATCGTATCCGTATCGCAGCGCCGGCGACAGGATAGAGTTCCTTAA